The following proteins are co-located in the Pseudomonas sp. ATCC 13867 genome:
- the fliI gene encoding flagellar protein export ATPase FliI — protein sequence MRLERVSFARRLQGYSEAVTLPAQPVVEGRLLRMVGLTLEAEGLQASVGSRCQVINDGGYHPVQVEAEVMGFSGSKIYLMPVGSLAGIAPGARVVPLPDSGRLPMGMSMLGRVLDGVGRALDGKGGMRAEDWVPMEGPIINPLARDPIHEPMDVGIRSINSLLTVGRGQRLGLFAGTGVGKSVLLGMMTRFTKADIIVVGLIGERGREVKEFIEHILGEEGLKRSVVVASPADDAPLMRLRAAQYCTRIAEYFRDKGKNVLLLMDSLTRYAQAQREIALAIGEPPATKGYPPSVFAKLPRLVERAGNGEKGGGSITAFYTVLSEGDDQQDPIADAARGVLDGHFVLSRRLAEEGHYPAIDIEASISRVMPQVTSPEHLRDAQRFKQLWSRYQQSRDLISVGAYVAGGDPETDLAIQRFPIMRQFLRQALDESQNLDDSRLLLDAVVSGKAG from the coding sequence ATGCGTCTTGAGCGGGTCAGTTTCGCCCGCCGCCTGCAAGGCTACAGCGAGGCGGTGACCCTGCCGGCGCAGCCGGTGGTGGAAGGCCGCCTGCTGCGCATGGTCGGCCTGACCCTGGAGGCCGAAGGCTTGCAGGCGTCGGTCGGGAGCCGTTGCCAGGTGATCAACGACGGCGGTTACCACCCGGTGCAGGTAGAGGCTGAGGTGATGGGCTTCTCCGGCAGCAAGATCTACCTGATGCCGGTGGGCAGCCTCGCCGGCATCGCCCCCGGCGCTCGCGTGGTGCCGCTGCCGGATTCCGGCCGCCTGCCGATGGGCATGTCGATGCTCGGCCGCGTGCTCGATGGCGTCGGCCGCGCGCTGGACGGCAAGGGCGGCATGCGCGCCGAGGATTGGGTGCCGATGGAAGGCCCGATCATCAACCCGCTGGCGCGCGACCCGATCCACGAGCCGATGGACGTCGGCATCCGCTCGATCAATTCCCTGCTCACCGTCGGCCGCGGCCAGCGCCTGGGCCTGTTCGCCGGTACCGGTGTGGGTAAGTCGGTGCTGCTGGGCATGATGACCCGCTTCACCAAGGCCGATATCATCGTGGTCGGGCTGATCGGCGAGCGGGGCCGCGAGGTGAAGGAATTCATCGAGCACATTCTCGGCGAGGAAGGCCTGAAGCGTTCCGTGGTCGTCGCCTCGCCAGCGGATGACGCGCCGCTGATGCGCCTGCGTGCCGCGCAGTACTGCACGCGCATCGCCGAATATTTCCGCGACAAGGGCAAGAACGTCCTGCTGCTGATGGACTCTCTGACCCGCTACGCCCAGGCCCAGCGCGAGATCGCCCTGGCCATCGGCGAGCCGCCGGCGACCAAGGGCTATCCGCCGTCGGTGTTCGCCAAGCTGCCACGCCTGGTGGAGCGCGCCGGCAACGGCGAGAAGGGCGGCGGTTCGATCACGGCCTTCTACACCGTGCTCAGCGAGGGTGACGACCAGCAGGACCCGATCGCCGACGCCGCCCGGGGCGTGCTCGACGGCCACTTCGTGCTGTCGCGCCGGCTGGCCGAGGAAGGCCATTACCCGGCCATCGACATCGAAGCCTCGATCAGCCGGGTGATGCCGCAGGTCACCAGCCCCGAGCACCTGCGCGACGCCCAGCGCTTCAAGCAGCTGTGGTCACGCTACCAGCAGAGCCGCGATTTGATCAGCGTCGGCGCCTACGTGGCCGGCGGCGACCCGGAGACCGACCTGGCGATCCAGCGCTTCCCGATCATGCGCCAGTTCCTCCGCCAGGCCTTGGACGAGAGCCAGAACCTCGACGACAGCCGTTTGCTGCTCGACGCCGTGGTCAGCGGCAAGGCCGGCTGA
- the fliS gene encoding flagellar export chaperone FliS, producing MYAMRAMKQYQQVSLESRVAESSPHALIQMLMQGGLERMAQARGAIERGQLAERGELISKAIGIVGGLREALNLEQGGELASNLDRLYGYMTERLLEVNRSGNSAILDEVSGLLREVKSGWDAIAA from the coding sequence ATGTACGCCATGAGAGCCATGAAGCAATACCAGCAAGTCAGCCTGGAGTCGCGCGTTGCCGAGTCCTCGCCGCACGCTCTGATCCAGATGCTGATGCAGGGTGGCCTGGAGCGCATGGCGCAGGCGCGTGGCGCCATCGAGCGCGGCCAGTTGGCCGAGCGTGGCGAGCTGATCAGCAAGGCCATCGGCATCGTTGGCGGCCTGCGCGAGGCGCTGAACCTGGAACAGGGCGGTGAACTGGCGTCGAACCTCGACAGGCTTTACGGTTACATGACCGAGCGTCTGCTGGAGGTCAATCGCAGCGGCAATAGCGCGATCCTCGACGAGGTGTCCGGCCTGCTGCGTGAAGTGAAATCGGGCTGGGATGCGATCGCCGCCTGA
- a CDS encoding endonuclease domain-containing protein yields MDDVEFARELRRRQTDAERRLWGCFRDRRFLGLKFRRQVPCGMYVLDFYCHELKLAVELDGGQHLESAYDAERDAWLVRQGIRVLRFWNHDALVRTDSVLEAIRLVVESGVG; encoded by the coding sequence ATGGACGACGTGGAATTTGCGAGGGAGCTGCGGCGACGGCAAACCGATGCGGAGCGGCGGTTGTGGGGATGTTTTCGAGATCGAAGATTTCTCGGATTGAAGTTTCGCCGGCAGGTGCCCTGCGGAATGTACGTTCTGGACTTCTACTGCCATGAGTTGAAGCTGGCGGTGGAGCTGGATGGTGGGCAGCACTTGGAGTCTGCATACGATGCTGAGCGGGATGCCTGGTTGGTGCGGCAGGGGATTAGGGTTTTGCGCTTCTGGAATCATGACGCTCTGGTGCGAACTGATAGTGTGCTGGAGGCTATTCGTTTGGTGGTCGAGTCCGGCGTGGGCTGA
- the fliH gene encoding flagellar assembly protein FliH, with product MVPPAKDEQELSELIRARDVSGFDRWSLPSFDPVKPLPEPEPEPEPVAEEPQIEEVPEEEVKPLTLEELEAIRQDAYNEGFSTGEKDGFHAGQLKARQEADAALQLRLQSLETLMGQLFDPIAEQDQMLEQGMLSLVTHVVRQVVQRELATDSSQIRQVLREALKLLPMGAGNIRIQVNPQDFELVKALRDRHEESWRIVEDDSLLPGGCRIETEHSRIDASIETRLTQAIKQLFEQQREQATHALAPDLHIDLGSTDAS from the coding sequence GTGGTGCCCCCGGCGAAAGACGAACAGGAGCTCAGCGAGCTGATCCGCGCCCGCGACGTCTCGGGCTTCGACCGCTGGTCGCTGCCCAGCTTCGACCCGGTCAAGCCGCTGCCCGAACCCGAGCCTGAACCCGAACCCGTGGCCGAGGAGCCGCAGATCGAGGAAGTGCCGGAGGAAGAGGTCAAGCCGCTGACGCTGGAAGAGCTCGAGGCGATCCGCCAGGACGCCTACAACGAGGGCTTCTCCACCGGCGAGAAGGACGGCTTTCATGCCGGCCAGTTGAAGGCGCGCCAGGAAGCCGACGCCGCCCTGCAACTGCGCCTGCAATCCCTGGAAACCCTGATGGGGCAACTGTTCGACCCCATCGCCGAACAGGACCAGATGCTCGAGCAGGGCATGCTCAGTCTGGTGACCCACGTGGTGCGCCAGGTGGTGCAGCGCGAACTGGCCACCGATTCGAGCCAGATCCGCCAGGTGCTGCGCGAGGCGCTGAAGCTGCTGCCGATGGGCGCGGGCAATATCCGTATCCAGGTCAACCCGCAGGACTTCGAGCTGGTCAAGGCACTGCGTGACCGTCATGAGGAAAGCTGGCGTATCGTCGAGGACGACAGCCTGCTGCCGGGCGGCTGCCGTATCGAGACCGAACACTCGCGTATCGACGCGAGCATCGAGACGCGCCTGACCCAGGCGATCAAGCAGCTCTTCGAACAACAGCGCGAGCAGGCGACCCACGCGCTGGCGCCGGACCTGCATATCGACCTGGGCTCGACCGATGCGTCTTGA
- a CDS encoding flagellar protein FliT: MNQAMQQLNETRAALSAAMHSKDWDAIGELDRACREQVDVAMQDAGRDEQVLREMMEQLLALYGELVKVCTAQRTAIGEELTAVRRSSQGAKVYQMFG, translated from the coding sequence ATGAACCAGGCCATGCAACAACTCAACGAAACCCGCGCGGCACTCTCCGCCGCGATGCACAGCAAGGACTGGGACGCCATTGGCGAGCTGGACCGCGCGTGCCGCGAGCAGGTGGACGTGGCCATGCAGGACGCCGGGCGCGACGAGCAGGTCCTGCGCGAAATGATGGAGCAGCTGCTGGCGCTCTACGGCGAACTGGTCAAGGTCTGCACCGCCCAGCGCACCGCCATCGGCGAGGAACTGACCGCCGTGCGCCGTTCCAGCCAGGGCGCCAAGGTCTACCAGATGTTCGGCTGA
- the fliF gene encoding flagellar basal-body MS-ring/collar protein FliF, whose product MAEATVDSQVPAKLGADASKKPLLGLTFLENLADMPVLRQVGLLVGLAASIAIGFGMVLWSQQPDYKPLYGSLNGVDANKVVEALGAADIAYKVEPNSGALLVKADDLGRARMKVASAGVAPTDNNIGFEILDKEQALGTSQFMEATNYRRGLEGELARTISSLNNVKAARVHLAIPKSSVFVRDDRKPSASVLVELYPGRSLEPSQVMAIVNLVATSVPELDKSQVTVVDQKGNLLSDQQELSELTMAGKQFDYTRRMESNLNQRVHSILQPVLGSGRYKAEVSADVDFSAVESTSESYNPDQPALRSEQSNNEERQNSNGPQGVPGALSNQPPGPSSAPQTTAQNAPSDYVAPGQPLKDANGQPIIDPKTGKPELAPYPTDKRQQNTRNYELDRSVSYTKQQQGRLRRLSVAVVLDDRMITDAKTGEVTRQPWSADELSRFTRLVQDAVGYDASRGDSVSVINAPFAPEQGEEIVSPPFYSQPWFWDVVKQVLGIVFILVLVLGVLRPVLNNLSGSKGKALMAGGVGADGGLGELGGLDGELSDDRVSLGGPASILLPSPSEGYDAQLNAIKSLVAQDPGRVAQVVKEWINSDE is encoded by the coding sequence ATGGCTGAAGCCACCGTAGACAGTCAGGTTCCCGCCAAGCTCGGCGCCGATGCGTCGAAAAAGCCGCTGCTGGGCCTGACCTTCCTCGAAAACCTCGCGGACATGCCGGTGCTGCGCCAGGTCGGCCTGCTGGTCGGTCTCGCCGCGAGCATCGCCATCGGCTTCGGCATGGTGCTCTGGTCGCAGCAGCCGGACTACAAGCCGCTGTACGGCAGCCTCAACGGCGTCGATGCCAACAAGGTGGTCGAAGCACTGGGCGCCGCCGACATCGCCTACAAGGTCGAACCCAATTCCGGCGCGCTGCTGGTGAAGGCCGACGACCTGGGGCGCGCGCGCATGAAGGTCGCCAGCGCCGGGGTTGCGCCGACCGACAACAACATCGGTTTCGAAATCCTCGACAAGGAACAGGCCCTGGGCACCAGCCAGTTCATGGAAGCGACCAATTACCGTCGCGGCCTGGAAGGCGAGTTGGCGCGCACCATCTCCAGCCTGAACAACGTCAAGGCCGCCCGCGTGCACCTGGCGATCCCGAAGAGTTCGGTGTTCGTCCGCGACGACCGCAAGCCCAGCGCCTCGGTGCTGGTGGAGCTGTATCCGGGCCGCAGCCTGGAGCCGAGCCAGGTGATGGCGATCGTCAATCTGGTGGCGACCAGCGTGCCGGAACTGGACAAGTCCCAGGTCACGGTGGTCGACCAGAAGGGCAACCTGCTGTCCGACCAGCAGGAGCTCTCCGAGCTGACGATGGCCGGCAAGCAGTTCGACTACACCCGCCGCATGGAAAGCAACCTCAACCAGCGCGTGCACAGCATCCTGCAGCCGGTGCTGGGCAGCGGCCGCTACAAGGCCGAAGTCTCCGCCGACGTCGACTTCAGCGCGGTGGAGTCCACCTCCGAATCCTACAACCCCGACCAGCCGGCGCTGCGCAGCGAGCAGAGCAACAACGAGGAACGGCAGAACAGCAACGGCCCGCAAGGCGTGCCGGGGGCGTTGTCGAACCAGCCGCCGGGGCCGTCCAGCGCGCCGCAGACCACCGCGCAGAACGCGCCGTCCGATTATGTCGCGCCGGGCCAGCCGCTGAAGGACGCCAACGGCCAGCCGATCATCGATCCGAAGACCGGCAAGCCGGAACTGGCGCCGTACCCGACCGACAAGCGCCAGCAGAACACCCGCAACTACGAGCTGGACCGCTCGGTGAGTTACACCAAGCAGCAGCAGGGCCGCCTGCGCCGGCTTTCCGTCGCGGTGGTGCTGGATGACCGGATGATCACCGACGCCAAGACCGGCGAGGTGACCCGCCAGCCGTGGAGCGCCGACGAGCTGTCGCGCTTCACCCGCCTGGTGCAGGATGCCGTGGGCTACGACGCCAGCCGTGGCGACAGTGTCAGCGTGATCAACGCGCCGTTCGCCCCCGAGCAGGGCGAGGAGATCGTTTCCCCGCCGTTCTACTCGCAGCCCTGGTTCTGGGACGTGGTCAAGCAGGTGCTGGGCATCGTCTTCATCCTGGTGCTGGTGCTGGGCGTGCTGCGCCCGGTGCTGAACAACCTGTCCGGCAGCAAGGGCAAGGCCCTGATGGCCGGCGGCGTTGGCGCCGACGGCGGCCTGGGCGAGCTGGGCGGCCTGGACGGCGAGCTGTCGGACGACCGCGTCAGCCTCGGTGGCCCCGCCAGTATTCTGCTGCCCAGCCCTTCCGAGGGGTACGATGCGCAGCTCAATGCGATCAAGAGCCTGGTCGCGCAGGACCCCGGGCGTGTCGCTCAGGTGGTGAAAGAGTGGATCAATTCCGATGAGTGA
- the fliG gene encoding flagellar motor switch protein FliG, which yields MSEPRANAKLNKVDKAAILLLSLGETDAAQVLRHMGPKEVQKVGVAMAQMRNVHREQVEQVMGEFVEIVGDQTSLGVGADSYIRKMLTQALGEDKANNLIDRILLGGNTSGLDSLKRMEPRAVADVIRYEHPQIQAIVVAYLDPDQAAEVLGHFDHKVRLDIVLRVSSLNTVQPSALKELNLILEKQFAGNANSTRTTMGGVKRAADIMNFLDSSVEGALMDAIRDVDEDLSGQIEDLMFVFDNLADVDDRGIQALLREVSSDVLVLALKGSDEAIREKIFRNMSKRAAELLRDDLEAKGPVRVSEVESAQKEILTIARRMAESGEIVLGGKGGEEMI from the coding sequence ATGAGCGAACCTCGGGCGAACGCCAAACTGAACAAGGTCGACAAGGCCGCCATCCTCCTGCTGTCCCTCGGCGAGACCGACGCGGCGCAGGTGCTGCGGCACATGGGGCCCAAGGAAGTACAGAAGGTCGGCGTGGCGATGGCGCAGATGCGCAACGTGCACCGCGAGCAGGTCGAGCAGGTGATGGGCGAGTTCGTCGAGATCGTCGGCGACCAGACCAGCCTGGGCGTCGGCGCCGACAGCTACATCCGCAAGATGCTCACCCAGGCCCTGGGCGAGGACAAGGCCAACAACCTGATCGACCGTATCCTGCTGGGCGGCAACACCAGCGGCCTGGACAGTCTGAAGCGGATGGAGCCGCGCGCCGTGGCCGACGTGATCCGCTACGAGCACCCGCAGATCCAGGCCATCGTGGTCGCCTACCTCGATCCGGATCAGGCCGCCGAAGTGCTCGGCCACTTCGACCACAAGGTGCGCCTGGACATCGTCCTGCGCGTGTCCTCGCTGAACACTGTGCAGCCGTCCGCGCTCAAGGAACTGAACCTGATCCTGGAGAAGCAGTTCGCCGGCAACGCCAATTCCACCCGCACCACGATGGGCGGCGTGAAGCGCGCGGCGGACATCATGAACTTCCTCGACAGCTCCGTGGAAGGCGCGCTGATGGATGCCATCCGCGACGTGGACGAAGACCTCTCCGGGCAGATCGAAGACCTCATGTTCGTCTTCGACAACCTGGCCGACGTCGACGACCGTGGCATCCAGGCGCTGCTGCGGGAGGTGTCCTCCGACGTGCTGGTGCTGGCGCTCAAGGGCTCCGACGAGGCGATCCGCGAGAAGATCTTCCGCAACATGTCCAAGCGTGCCGCCGAACTGCTGCGCGACGACCTGGAGGCCAAGGGGCCGGTGCGCGTCAGCGAAGTGGAGAGCGCGCAGAAGGAGATCCTCACCATCGCGCGGCGCATGGCCGAGTCCGGCGAGATCGTGCTCGGCGGCAAGGGCGGCGAGGAGATGATCTAA
- the fleR gene encoding sigma-54-dependent response regulator transcription factor FleR, with translation MTAKVLLVEDDRALREALSDTLMLGGHDFVAVDCAEAALPALEKDAFSLVISDVNMPGMDGHQLLGLIRARYPQLPVLLMTAYGAVDRAVEAMRQGAADYLVKPFEPKALLELVARHALGTVTSGEDDGPVALEPASRQLLELAARVARSDSTVLISGESGTGKEVLAQYIHQQSPRAAKPFVAINCAAIPDNMLEATLFGHEKGAFTGAIAAQPGKFELADGGTILLDEISEMPLGLQAKLLRVLQEREVERVGARKPLSLDIRVLATTNRDLLGEVAAGRFREDLYYRLSVFPLAWRPLRERPADILPLAERLLAKYVRKMNLAPVSLGADARAALLAHPWPGNVRELDNAIQRSLILQQGGQVQAADLCLTAPIGHAPRPVLAAVPMPQAPASVEFPSPAVQDAGALGEDLKRREFQMIIDTLRSERGRRKEAAERLGISPRTLRYKLAQMRDAGMDVEAYLYAS, from the coding sequence ATGACCGCCAAAGTCCTGCTGGTCGAAGACGACCGTGCCCTGCGTGAAGCCTTGTCCGACACCCTGATGCTCGGCGGGCACGACTTCGTCGCCGTCGACTGTGCCGAGGCCGCGCTGCCGGCGCTGGAGAAAGACGCCTTCAGCCTGGTGATCAGTGACGTGAACATGCCGGGCATGGACGGGCACCAGTTGCTGGGCCTGATCCGCGCGCGTTATCCACAGCTGCCGGTGCTGCTGATGACCGCCTACGGCGCGGTGGACCGCGCGGTGGAAGCCATGCGCCAGGGCGCGGCGGATTACCTGGTGAAACCTTTCGAGCCGAAGGCCCTGCTGGAGCTGGTGGCGCGTCATGCCCTCGGAACCGTCACCAGCGGCGAAGACGACGGGCCGGTGGCGCTGGAGCCGGCCAGTCGGCAATTGCTGGAACTGGCCGCCCGCGTGGCGCGCAGCGATTCCACCGTGCTCATCTCCGGCGAGTCCGGCACCGGCAAGGAAGTGCTGGCGCAGTACATCCACCAGCAATCGCCGCGTGCGGCCAAGCCGTTCGTGGCGATCAACTGCGCGGCGATCCCGGACAACATGCTCGAGGCCACCCTGTTCGGCCACGAGAAGGGCGCCTTCACCGGCGCCATCGCCGCCCAGCCGGGCAAGTTCGAACTGGCCGACGGCGGCACCATCCTCCTCGACGAAATCTCCGAGATGCCGCTGGGCCTGCAGGCCAAGCTGCTGCGCGTGTTGCAGGAGCGCGAAGTGGAGCGCGTCGGCGCACGCAAGCCGCTCAGCCTGGACATCCGCGTGCTCGCCACCACCAACCGCGACCTGCTCGGCGAAGTGGCGGCGGGGCGCTTCCGCGAGGACCTGTACTACCGTCTTTCGGTCTTCCCGTTGGCTTGGCGCCCGTTGCGTGAGCGTCCCGCCGACATCCTGCCGTTGGCCGAGCGGCTGCTGGCCAAGTACGTCCGCAAGATGAACCTGGCGCCGGTCAGCCTCGGTGCCGATGCCCGCGCCGCCTTGCTGGCGCACCCGTGGCCGGGCAACGTGCGCGAACTGGACAACGCCATCCAGCGCTCACTGATCCTGCAGCAGGGCGGTCAGGTGCAGGCTGCCGACCTGTGCCTGACCGCGCCTATCGGCCATGCGCCGCGTCCGGTGCTGGCCGCCGTGCCCATGCCGCAGGCTCCGGCCAGCGTCGAATTTCCGTCGCCGGCCGTGCAGGACGCGGGCGCGCTGGGGGAAGACCTCAAGCGCCGGGAGTTCCAGATGATCATCGACACCCTGCGCAGCGAGCGCGGCCGCCGCAAGGAAGCCGCCGAACGCCTGGGAATCAGCCCACGTACCCTGCGCTACAAGCTGGCGCAGATGCGCGATGCGGGGATGGATGTGGAGGCCTATCTGTACGCCAGTTGA
- a CDS encoding sensor histidine kinase, translating into MMPVAQRQPETTSHAPVAVSGSLEESSRANLEQAFALFNQMSSQLSESYSLLEARVTELKGQLALVSAQRMQELAEKERLANRLQSLLDVLPGGVIVIDGQGVVRDANPVAVALLGKPLVGMLWREVIARSFAPRADDGHEVSLRDGRRVSIAIRSLNGEPGQLILLNDLTETRRLQDQLARHERLSALGRMVASLAHQIRTPLSAAMLYASHLSEQALPLEQQQRFAGRIKERLHELENQVRDMLVFARGELPLPDRLAPPQLFASLRAAAESHVTGLNVRWQCDARAGELLCNRDTLVGTLLNLVENAIQAAGREVRLKVHLYARGDSLRLSISDNGPGMSAETLARLGEPFFTTRTTGTGLGLAVVKAVAKAHQGELRLRSRPGRGTCATLILPLIVAQSIAHKE; encoded by the coding sequence ATGATGCCAGTCGCCCAACGCCAGCCCGAAACGACCTCCCACGCTCCCGTCGCCGTGAGCGGTTCGCTGGAGGAAAGCAGCCGCGCGAACCTGGAACAGGCTTTCGCCCTGTTCAACCAGATGTCCAGCCAGCTCAGCGAGTCCTATAGCCTGCTGGAAGCGCGCGTCACCGAGCTCAAGGGGCAACTGGCCCTGGTCAGCGCCCAGCGCATGCAGGAGCTGGCCGAGAAGGAGCGCCTGGCCAACCGCCTGCAGAGCCTGCTCGACGTGTTGCCCGGCGGCGTTATCGTGATCGATGGCCAGGGTGTGGTGCGCGACGCCAACCCGGTGGCGGTGGCGCTGCTCGGCAAGCCGCTGGTGGGCATGCTCTGGCGCGAAGTGATCGCCCGCAGCTTCGCCCCGCGCGCCGACGACGGCCATGAAGTGTCCCTGCGCGATGGGCGCCGCGTGTCCATCGCCATTCGCTCGCTGAACGGCGAGCCCGGCCAGCTCATCCTGCTCAACGACCTGACGGAAACCCGTCGCCTGCAGGACCAACTGGCCCGCCACGAACGCCTGTCCGCGCTGGGCCGCATGGTTGCCTCGCTGGCTCACCAGATCCGTACGCCGCTGTCCGCCGCCATGCTCTATGCCAGCCACCTGAGCGAGCAGGCCCTGCCACTGGAACAGCAGCAGCGTTTCGCCGGGCGCATCAAGGAGCGCCTGCACGAGCTGGAAAACCAGGTGCGCGACATGCTGGTGTTCGCCCGTGGCGAACTGCCGCTGCCGGATCGACTGGCGCCGCCGCAGTTGTTCGCCAGCCTGCGTGCCGCTGCCGAATCCCATGTCACCGGCCTGAATGTCCGCTGGCAGTGCGACGCCCGCGCAGGTGAGCTGCTGTGCAACCGCGACACCCTGGTCGGCACGCTGCTCAACCTGGTGGAGAACGCCATCCAGGCCGCCGGCCGCGAAGTGCGGCTGAAGGTGCACCTGTATGCGCGCGGCGACAGCCTGCGCCTGTCCATCAGCGACAACGGGCCGGGCATGAGCGCCGAAACCCTGGCGCGCCTGGGCGAGCCCTTCTTCACCACCAGGACCACCGGCACCGGCCTCGGGCTGGCTGTGGTCAAGGCCGTCGCCAAGGCCCACCAGGGCGAGCTGCGCCTGCGCTCGCGCCCCGGCCGAGGCACCTGCGCCACCCTGATCCTGCCGCTGATCGTGGCTCAATCCATCGCTCACAAGGAATGA
- a CDS encoding sigma-54 dependent transcriptional regulator codes for MWRETKILLIDDNQDRCRDLSVIIGFLGEDQLSCGSREWRQAVDALPNGSRDVLCVLLGNVESKGGSLELLKQLASWDEYLPVLLLGEPAPGDWPEELRRRVLASLEMPPSYNKLLDSLHRAQVYREMYDQARERGRQREPNLFRSLVGTSRAIQQVRQMMQQVADTDASVLILGESGTGKEVVARNLHYHSKRRDAPFVPVNCGAIPAELLESELFGHEKGAFTGAITSRAGRFELANGGTLFLDEIGDMPLPMQVKLLRVLQERTFERVGSNKTQNVDVRIIAATHKNLEKMIEDGSFREDLYYRLNVFPIEMAPLRERVEDIPLLMNELISRMEHEKRGSIRFNSAAIMSLYRHDWPGNVRELANLVERLAIMHPYGVIGVGELPKKFRHVDDEDEQLASSLREELEERAAITAGLPGLDSPAMLPAEGIDLKDYLANLEQGLIQQALDDASGVVARAAERLRIRRTTLVEKMRKYGMSRREEEMAED; via the coding sequence ATGTGGCGCGAAACCAAAATTCTCCTGATCGACGACAACCAGGATCGGTGCCGTGACCTCTCGGTCATCATCGGTTTCCTGGGTGAAGACCAACTCTCCTGCGGCAGCCGCGAGTGGCGCCAGGCGGTCGACGCGTTGCCCAACGGCAGCCGCGACGTGCTCTGCGTGCTGCTCGGCAACGTGGAAAGCAAGGGCGGATCGCTGGAACTGCTCAAGCAACTGGCGAGCTGGGACGAGTACCTGCCCGTGTTGCTGCTCGGCGAGCCGGCGCCCGGCGACTGGCCCGAGGAGTTGCGCCGCCGCGTGCTGGCCAGTCTCGAGATGCCGCCCAGCTACAACAAGCTGCTCGACTCCCTGCACCGCGCCCAGGTCTACCGCGAGATGTACGACCAGGCCCGCGAACGCGGCCGTCAGCGCGAGCCCAACCTGTTCCGCAGCCTGGTCGGCACCAGCCGTGCCATCCAGCAGGTGCGGCAGATGATGCAGCAGGTCGCCGACACCGACGCCAGCGTGCTGATCCTCGGCGAGTCCGGGACCGGCAAGGAAGTGGTGGCGCGCAACCTGCACTACCACTCCAAGCGCCGCGACGCGCCTTTCGTGCCGGTCAACTGCGGCGCGATCCCGGCGGAGCTGCTGGAAAGCGAACTGTTCGGCCATGAGAAGGGCGCCTTCACTGGCGCCATCACCAGCCGCGCCGGCCGCTTCGAACTGGCCAACGGCGGCACCCTGTTCCTCGACGAGATCGGCGACATGCCGCTGCCGATGCAGGTCAAGCTGCTGCGCGTGCTGCAGGAGCGCACCTTCGAGCGTGTGGGCAGCAACAAGACGCAGAACGTCGATGTGCGCATCATCGCCGCGACCCACAAGAACCTCGAGAAGATGATCGAGGACGGCAGCTTCCGCGAGGACCTGTACTACCGCCTCAACGTCTTCCCCATCGAGATGGCCCCGCTGCGCGAGCGCGTGGAGGACATCCCGCTGCTGATGAACGAGCTGATCTCGCGCATGGAGCACGAGAAGCGCGGGTCGATCCGCTTCAACTCCGCCGCCATCATGTCGCTCTACCGCCACGACTGGCCGGGCAACGTGCGCGAGCTGGCCAACCTGGTCGAGCGCCTGGCGATCATGCACCCCTATGGCGTGATCGGCGTGGGCGAGCTGCCGAAGAAATTCCGCCACGTCGACGACGAGGACGAGCAACTGGCGAGCAGCCTGCGCGAGGAACTGGAAGAGCGCGCGGCGATCACCGCCGGCCTGCCGGGCCTCGACTCGCCGGCCATGCTGCCGGCCGAGGGCATCGACCTGAAGGACTATCTCGCCAACCTGGAGCAGGGGCTGATCCAGCAGGCGCTGGACGATGCCTCCGGCGTGGTTGCCCGTGCCGCCGAACGCCTGCGCATCCGCCGCACCACTCTGGTGGAGAAGATGCGCAAGTACGGCATGAGCCGTCGTGAAGAGGAAATGGCGGAGGATTGA
- the fliE gene encoding flagellar hook-basal body complex protein FliE: MSQGVEFNRLLLEMRSMQMEAMAKSKAQAAQPAEPGAPSFSQMLTQAVDKVNGTQQVATDMASAFEVGQSGVDLTDVMIASQKASVSFQAMTQVRNKLVQAYQDIMQMPV; encoded by the coding sequence ATGAGTCAGGGTGTCGAATTCAATCGTCTGCTGCTGGAAATGCGCTCCATGCAGATGGAGGCGATGGCCAAGTCGAAGGCGCAGGCTGCGCAACCGGCCGAGCCTGGCGCGCCGAGCTTTTCGCAGATGCTCACCCAGGCGGTCGACAAGGTGAACGGCACCCAGCAGGTCGCCACCGACATGGCTTCCGCCTTCGAAGTCGGCCAGAGCGGCGTCGATCTCACCGACGTGATGATCGCCTCGCAGAAAGCCAGTGTGTCCTTCCAGGCCATGACCCAGGTACGCAACAAGCTCGTCCAGGCGTACCAGGACATCATGCAGATGCCGGTCTGA